CTCGGAACTTCTGCCATCAGTAAGAATTCGCCAGCTTGTAAGCGAGTTTGGTAGATAGCCGCTTTATCTTCTGGCATCCCCAAAGTAGTTAGAACCGACACGAGACCCGCACCTGCACTACCTGCGATCGCTCCACTAGCAGCCCCCAACAACACTGCCCCAATAGGCCCCGCTGCTACGATTGGACCGACAAAGGGAATAAACAGTACGCCTACACCCGTGAGCAAGCTGAGAAAGGAACCAAACAAGGAACCAAAAACTGCCCCTGTTCTCAAACCTCCCAGAATCACATCTTTTTTACTAATAAACCCAGCAATTCTAGTTTCTGACTGGAAGTTTCTACCCATGACCGAAATATGATCTCTAGGTACGCCCCTGTCTAGTAAACGTCGAATCACATCATCAATTTGCTTCTGTTCTTTAAATACAGCAGAGATAGTACGTTCTGCTTTATATACTTCTGGCACTTAAATACTCCTTGTATTATGTTATTTTTACAATGAATATATTGAATAGGTAGATGTTGGGAGATTAATTCTTTCAGACTAATTAAAAGGAGGAATTAATCCTCCTTCTAACTAGTTTCACAAACATCCATTTTTAACTCAGACGTTATGAGCTACACACCCACAGGAGTCTTAGCCCCTTCTGCTGGCTGTCTACCATCTGGCCCCAGTGCTTCGCCTTCAATAAATGAACGCAGCATCCAAGCCATTTCCTCATGCTCTTCCATAAGTCCAGTCAGAAAGTCAGCAGTTCCCTGATCGTGGAACTCATCACCAGACTGATCTACATGGTCTCTTAAGTTACGAATAACCTGTTCGTGGTCTTCCACTAGATTAGCTACCATCCCTGTTGCTGTGGGAACATTACCAGCATGTTCCTTGAGGCTAGCAATCTTAAGAAATCCTTCCATTGTGCCAACTGGATAACCACCCAAAGCACGAACTCGCTCTGCCAAAGCATCAATATTTAGAGTCAGCTTTTCGTAGTGTTCTTCCCAAAGCTGGTGCAAAGAGCGGAACTGAGGGCCAACGACATCCCAGTGATACTTTTTGGTTTTCACCAACAGTAGATAGGCATCTGCCAAATCTTTATTTAACAGATTAATTACACCTTGACGCTGTTCTTCTGTCAACCCAATGTTTATCGCACGCATTATTTTTCCATCCCTAAGCAAACTTATTTATTAAGTTCTCAAATTTTATATACATTCCACATCAACCAAAGGAAACATTATGAGCTTAGATGTGTTGCTAAATTGATAATTGTGCCTATGTCTTAATAGGTAGTATTCAGCTAATGGTCAGCCAATAGTCTAGTAATTAGCGATTTAAAACTCCAAGCATAAGAATATTAAATATAATAGTTAATTCAAACTATCTAAACTCAGTTTTCCAACAATGCTCATGTGAACATAGCTTTATACTTAATTAATTTAATTTGCCAGCCACCTTAACATTAATAATTAGTAATGGATCACTGCTTTTACGCAATCACCCATTACTACTCAAGAATTACCAGAACTATTAATTTAGTTACTTACCTGTAACTTTTTCTAACACATTCTTAATATTTTCTTCCACAGTGGTTGCGGATTGTGAATTTTCAGGACGCTTCTGCTTGTCAATATCAGCAGCTCCCTGAACCTCATTGAGTCCTTCGTTAGACTCCTTTTGAACCTTTCTCAATCCTTGTGGTGGTTCTTTAGCAGCTTCGTCAGTTTTGCGTTGAATGTCAAGCAGTTGTGTAGTAGCTTCGGTAGGGTCACTTTGGTAGCTATCGATTGCAAAAGCAGGAAAAGCACTAGATAACAATAGTATGGCGCAAGTAAAAGCCACAACTAGAAAACGTACTGGGCTTAAGATAGATAAAACAGAAGCAATAATCTTCATTTGAAATCCTCGATAACAGCTTTAACAACGCAGAACTTTCACTGAGAAAGCGGAGCTTATACTTTTATTTG
The Nostoc punctiforme PCC 73102 genome window above contains:
- a CDS encoding ChaB family protein codes for the protein MPEVYKAERTISAVFKEQKQIDDVIRRLLDRGVPRDHISVMGRNFQSETRIAGFISKKDVILGGLRTGAVFGSLFGSFLSLLTGVGVLFIPFVGPIVAAGPIGAVLLGAASGAIAGSAGAGLVSVLTTLGMPEDKAAIYQTRLQAGEFLLMAEVPSDRTGEFQLLLESAGGEEINTIEKTFARPCPGQCNSPDDLSPEVRAHLSDEAQRTFIERYNTVFNEKNDEFTAEQAAWESVHQQYDENENGVWSKAKVKA
- a CDS encoding Dps family protein, whose protein sequence is MRAINIGLTEEQRQGVINLLNKDLADAYLLLVKTKKYHWDVVGPQFRSLHQLWEEHYEKLTLNIDALAERVRALGGYPVGTMEGFLKIASLKEHAGNVPTATGMVANLVEDHEQVIRNLRDHVDQSGDEFHDQGTADFLTGLMEEHEEMAWMLRSFIEGEALGPDGRQPAEGAKTPVGV